The proteins below are encoded in one region of Meiothermus cerbereus DSM 11376:
- a CDS encoding DNA adenine methylase yields the protein MVKYIGSKRALLPWITGVVGQIDGISPIKDAVDLFSGSARVGHALKNMGFFVTANDLHTYAWVLAQTLVQANRNQYPPERIQPILKRLQRLKGRPGWFTRTYCQESRYIQPHNGAKIEAIRERIELEAATDQTLWAILLFSLMVAADKVDSTTGIQMAYLKRWAPRSFNSLRLEYPPLLAGDGLALQADALEIAPHLQADLIYLDPPYNQHSYLGNYHLWETLVRWDRPQTYGVARKRTEVQKRKSPFNSKREARGAMEKLLGSLKAKHLVLSFNNEGFFRAEEIEAMLKEWGYVVRMSQTHRRYVGARIGIYNPQGQKVGQVSHTENQEYLFVATHSKRVYNALRSKGTSRLAG from the coding sequence GTGGTCAAATATATTGGCTCCAAACGCGCGCTTTTGCCCTGGATTACCGGGGTGGTAGGGCAAATCGATGGCATCAGCCCCATCAAAGACGCTGTGGATTTGTTCTCCGGCAGCGCCCGGGTGGGGCACGCACTCAAAAACATGGGGTTTTTTGTAACCGCCAACGACCTCCATACCTACGCCTGGGTGCTGGCCCAGACGCTGGTACAGGCCAACCGGAACCAGTATCCCCCTGAGCGCATCCAACCCATCTTGAAGCGGCTACAACGGCTAAAAGGCCGGCCTGGCTGGTTTACCCGCACCTACTGCCAGGAGTCTCGCTATATTCAGCCCCACAATGGGGCCAAAATCGAGGCCATCCGCGAGCGTATCGAGCTCGAGGCTGCCACAGACCAAACCCTGTGGGCCATTCTGCTCTTTAGCCTGATGGTTGCTGCCGACAAAGTAGACTCCACCACCGGCATCCAGATGGCCTACCTTAAGCGCTGGGCCCCCCGCTCGTTCAACTCCTTGCGCCTGGAATACCCACCCCTGCTGGCAGGCGATGGACTGGCCCTCCAGGCCGACGCCCTGGAAATCGCCCCCCACCTGCAGGCTGACCTCATCTACCTCGACCCACCCTACAACCAACACTCCTACCTGGGTAACTACCACCTCTGGGAAACCCTGGTTCGCTGGGACAGGCCCCAAACCTATGGCGTCGCCCGCAAACGCACCGAGGTACAAAAGCGCAAAAGCCCTTTCAACTCCAAACGCGAGGCCAGAGGCGCTATGGAAAAACTGTTGGGGAGTCTAAAGGCCAAACACCTGGTGTTGTCGTTCAACAACGAGGGCTTTTTCCGCGCCGAAGAAATTGAGGCCATGCTGAAGGAGTGGGGCTATGTGGTGCGGATGAGCCAGACCCACCGCCGCTACGTAGGTGCGCGCATCGGCATCTACAACCCCCAGGGCCAGAAAGTGGGGCAGGTCTCGCACACCGAAAACCAGGAGTATCTGTTTGTGGCAACCCACAGCAAAAGGGTCTACAACGCCTTGCGCTCAAAGGGGACCAGCCGCCTGGCAGGTTAG
- the ilvA gene encoding threonine ammonia-lyase: protein MAVRLEHIQAAREVIRSVIATTPTLPDPLASDELGARVFVKAECLQKSGSFKIRGAYHKIAALTPEEKARGVIAPSAGNHAQGVALAAAMQGIRSVIVMPQHAPLTKVVATRRLGAEVVLHGTSFDDAVAHAHELQQQHGYTYVHAFNDEKIIAGQGTIGLELLEDLPELDVLVVPIGGGGLIGGIAIAVKSLRPKTRIVGVQAVGCAPVNLSLKVGKPVSVPVAQTIADGIAVKRPGELTLPLIQQYVDQVVEVTDDEIARGIAHCVQNLKLVVEGAGAAGMGAILAGKVPVQPGQTVATVLCGGNIDGNLLSRVIEQVMVRQGRYLLLKLAVIDRPGALARVVDHVAAAGANIIDIFHRRALWLAPLGKVGVELVLEVRDAQHGSEVVAGLEQAGYVVERENVGDWPD from the coding sequence ATGGCAGTTCGACTCGAGCACATCCAGGCCGCCCGCGAGGTGATTCGCAGCGTTATCGCTACTACGCCCACCCTGCCCGACCCCCTTGCTTCCGACGAGCTGGGGGCGCGGGTCTTCGTCAAGGCCGAGTGCCTGCAAAAAAGCGGCTCCTTCAAGATTCGCGGGGCCTACCACAAAATTGCCGCCCTCACTCCCGAGGAAAAAGCCCGGGGCGTGATTGCCCCATCGGCGGGCAACCACGCCCAGGGGGTGGCCCTGGCAGCCGCTATGCAGGGCATTCGCTCGGTGATTGTGATGCCCCAGCACGCCCCCCTCACCAAGGTGGTGGCCACCCGCCGCCTGGGGGCTGAGGTGGTGCTCCATGGAACTAGCTTCGACGATGCCGTAGCCCACGCCCACGAACTCCAGCAGCAGCACGGCTACACCTACGTGCACGCCTTCAACGACGAAAAAATTATCGCCGGCCAGGGCACCATCGGCCTCGAGCTGCTGGAGGATTTGCCCGAGCTGGATGTGCTGGTGGTGCCCATCGGCGGCGGCGGCCTGATTGGGGGCATTGCTATTGCGGTCAAGAGCCTGCGCCCTAAGACCCGCATCGTGGGGGTACAGGCGGTGGGCTGTGCGCCGGTCAACCTCTCGCTCAAGGTCGGGAAACCCGTAAGCGTGCCGGTGGCCCAGACCATCGCCGATGGTATTGCGGTCAAGCGTCCCGGGGAACTCACCCTGCCCCTCATCCAGCAGTACGTGGACCAGGTGGTCGAGGTCACCGACGACGAAATCGCCCGGGGCATTGCCCACTGCGTCCAGAACCTCAAGCTGGTGGTGGAGGGGGCCGGGGCTGCCGGAATGGGAGCCATTCTGGCAGGTAAAGTGCCGGTGCAGCCGGGCCAGACGGTGGCTACCGTACTGTGCGGGGGCAATATCGACGGCAACCTGCTCTCGCGGGTAATTGAACAGGTAATGGTGCGGCAGGGTCGCTACCTCTTGCTCAAACTGGCAGTGATAGACCGCCCAGGAGCCCTGGCGCGGGTGGTGGATCATGTGGCCGCTGCAGGGGCCAACATCATTGATATCTTCCACCGGCGGGCGCTCTGGCTGGCCCCGCTGGGCAAGGTGGGGGTGGAGCTGGTGCTGGAGGTACGCGATGCCCAGCATGGCAGCGAGGTGGTAGCTGGCCTCGAGCAGGCCGGTTATGTCGTTGAACGTGAAAACGTGGGCGACTGGCCCGACTAA
- a CDS encoding CYTH domain-containing protein: MGSEIERKFLVRSEDWKPGAVGVPYRQGYLCRQAARTVRVRVAGGQAYLTIKGQAQGITRLEYEYPIPLADAQDLLEQLCLKPLIEKTRYRLEFGGRVWEVDEFAGENQGLVVAEVELEWPDQPLELPDWVGEEVTHDPRYLNANLVEQPFSRWGKL; the protein is encoded by the coding sequence ATGGGCAGCGAGATCGAGCGTAAATTCCTGGTGCGCTCAGAAGACTGGAAGCCTGGTGCAGTGGGCGTGCCATACCGCCAGGGCTACCTGTGCCGCCAGGCCGCCCGTACCGTGCGGGTACGGGTTGCAGGCGGGCAGGCCTACCTGACCATCAAGGGTCAGGCCCAGGGCATTACCCGCCTGGAGTACGAGTACCCCATCCCCTTGGCCGATGCCCAGGACTTGCTCGAGCAGCTTTGTTTGAAGCCCCTGATCGAGAAAACCCGCTACCGCCTTGAGTTTGGCGGGCGAGTGTGGGAGGTGGACGAGTTTGCCGGGGAGAACCAGGGCTTGGTGGTGGCGGAAGTGGAGCTCGAGTGGCCTGACCAGCCCCTCGAGCTGCCGGACTGGGTGGGGGAGGAGGTCACCCACGACCCCCGCTACCTGAACGCCAACCTGGTGGAGCAACCGTTCTCCAGGTGGGGAAAACTCTGA
- a CDS encoding DNA cytosine methyltransferase, with the protein MCHPSELRPISVREAARLQGFPDEWIFCGSMSDQYRQIGNAVPVGMGKAIGEAILAVILGNSREIVKQGSLFEFAS; encoded by the coding sequence ATGTGCCATCCTAGTGAGCTTCGGCCCATCAGCGTTCGAGAAGCCGCTCGTTTGCAAGGCTTCCCCGATGAATGGATCTTTTGCGGCTCTATGTCAGACCAGTACAGACAAATAGGCAATGCCGTGCCTGTCGGTATGGGCAAAGCCATCGGTGAGGCTATCCTTGCAGTTATCCTTGGCAATTCGCGAGAAATAGTTAAGCAAGGGAGCTTATTTGAGTTCGCAAGTTAG
- the bshA gene encoding N-acetyl-alpha-D-glucosaminyl L-malate synthase BshA: MNIAILCHASAGGSGVVATELALALAGLGHKVHVVATERPFRLTEERLSQLGLSSNLLGGRPVSTGQDPVGGLGRIFRASRQSVARWLALLKKPLQTGSLHFHQILSADYPLFQEPLTPLTAANSIAELIERYKIELVHAHYAIPHATSAILAREMGLDIKVVTTLHGTDVTLVGLEPAFAKTTQHAVRTSDAVTAVSHSLAQDARSKLGVEREIEVIYNWVDPERFKPNRDPVYRARFAQPEEAIVLHVSNFRTVKRPLDALRVFAGILERMPARMLMIGDGPLRQECVELAHELEIAGRVQFLESTPSIEKFMSVADLFLLPSEQESFGLVALEAMASGVPVVASRVGGLPELVEEGKTGFLRPMGDIPGMLEASLEILANRTRRRNMGEAARARAIERFRPEVVLPKYLEVYEKTLEGALVGK; encoded by the coding sequence ATGAATATAGCCATTCTTTGCCATGCCAGCGCCGGAGGTTCGGGTGTGGTGGCTACCGAGCTGGCCCTGGCCCTGGCCGGGCTGGGGCACAAGGTACACGTGGTGGCTACCGAACGGCCCTTTCGTCTCACCGAAGAACGGCTCAGCCAGCTTGGCCTGAGCAGTAACCTGCTGGGGGGACGGCCTGTCTCGACGGGTCAAGACCCTGTGGGTGGGCTAGGCCGCATTTTTCGGGCTTCCAGGCAGAGTGTGGCCCGCTGGCTGGCTCTGCTCAAAAAACCGCTGCAAACAGGTTCGTTGCACTTCCACCAGATCCTGAGCGCCGATTACCCCTTGTTCCAGGAACCACTTACCCCCCTGACTGCGGCCAACTCTATCGCCGAGCTAATCGAGCGCTACAAAATCGAGCTGGTGCATGCCCACTACGCCATTCCCCACGCCACCAGCGCCATTCTGGCCCGCGAGATGGGCCTGGACATCAAGGTTGTAACCACTCTGCACGGCACCGACGTGACCCTGGTGGGGCTCGAGCCAGCTTTTGCCAAAACTACCCAACACGCGGTGCGTACCTCCGATGCAGTGACGGCGGTCTCGCACTCGCTGGCCCAGGATGCCCGCAGCAAGCTGGGGGTGGAGCGCGAGATTGAGGTTATCTACAATTGGGTGGATCCTGAGCGTTTCAAGCCCAACCGCGACCCGGTCTACCGGGCCCGCTTTGCCCAGCCCGAGGAGGCTATCGTGCTGCACGTGTCCAACTTTCGCACGGTCAAGCGCCCCCTGGATGCGCTGCGGGTGTTTGCCGGCATTCTCGAGCGGATGCCGGCCCGTATGCTCATGATTGGCGATGGGCCGCTGCGCCAGGAATGCGTAGAGCTGGCCCACGAGCTAGAAATTGCCGGGCGGGTGCAGTTTTTGGAGTCTACGCCCAGCATCGAGAAGTTTATGAGTGTGGCCGACCTGTTTTTGCTGCCCTCCGAGCAAGAGTCCTTCGGACTGGTGGCTTTAGAGGCCATGGCCAGTGGGGTTCCGGTGGTGGCCAGCCGGGTGGGGGGGCTGCCCGAACTGGTCGAGGAGGGCAAAACCGGCTTTTTGCGCCCGATGGGGGACATACCGGGGATGCTCGAGGCCAGCCTGGAAATCCTCGCCAACCGCACCCGCCGCCGCAACATGGGCGAGGCGGCCCGCGCGCGGGCCATCGAACGCTTCCGGCCCGAGGTGGTGCTGCCCAAATACCTGGAGGTCTACGAAAAGACCCTCGAGGGGGCCCTGGTTGGGAAGTAG